Proteins co-encoded in one Kribbella solani genomic window:
- a CDS encoding LCP family protein, whose amino-acid sequence MSRSARSGGHRSAPRASRARRRTYRTRTSGAAITLTILGALLPGLGFILAGRRKLGAAVLTGFLGLIALGAYLALAQRNTILELAVDPNRLLIATALVVLLSAAWIVVVVASHKMLRPLTPTVTGRLVGASAVGVLCFAIAVPTTVAAQTVMAQRNLVGAVFQSEGHSKSATRPKVNKQDPWANTPRLNILLLGADDGAGRTGARTDTVMVASIDTRTGDTKLISLSRNWMRMPFPASSPLHKVYPNGFWDPNLGNTEQPQYYLDAMYDTVPKAHPGILGPTDNMGADVLKLSVGAALGLDIDYYMQVNLAGFQQIVDAVGGITVNVNYRVPIGGEYGIGPGANAPKPPSAYIEPGPEQKLDGFHALWFARGRYGLSDPSRQERQRCTIHALVNGVNPATLVTKYQQIAAASQEMLRTDIPQELLPALTQLALKVKTAGVSNIDLNKDKNFPTGRDPNYAGMRAIIQKALTAQPTATATSTSGTGKTTSGTATTPPSRGTGSAKRHTTSASPSTQSLNDACAYHPEPGGS is encoded by the coding sequence ATGTCGCGGAGTGCACGTTCGGGCGGTCATCGCAGCGCGCCGCGCGCGAGCCGGGCCCGTCGCCGTACCTACCGGACCCGCACCAGCGGCGCCGCGATCACCCTGACCATCCTCGGCGCGTTGCTGCCCGGTCTGGGGTTCATCCTGGCGGGCCGCCGCAAGCTCGGCGCGGCCGTGCTGACCGGCTTCCTCGGCCTGATCGCCCTCGGCGCGTACCTGGCGCTCGCCCAGCGGAACACCATCCTGGAGCTGGCCGTCGACCCGAACCGGCTGCTGATCGCGACCGCGCTGGTGGTGCTGCTGAGCGCGGCCTGGATCGTGGTCGTGGTCGCCTCGCACAAGATGCTCCGGCCGCTCACCCCGACCGTGACCGGCCGGCTGGTCGGCGCATCCGCGGTCGGGGTGCTGTGCTTCGCGATCGCCGTCCCGACGACCGTCGCCGCGCAGACCGTGATGGCGCAGCGCAACCTGGTCGGCGCCGTGTTCCAGTCGGAGGGTCACTCGAAGAGCGCGACCCGGCCGAAGGTGAACAAGCAGGACCCGTGGGCGAACACCCCGCGGCTGAACATCCTGCTGCTCGGCGCGGACGACGGCGCCGGCCGGACCGGCGCGCGGACGGACACGGTGATGGTCGCCTCGATCGACACCAGGACCGGCGACACCAAACTGATCTCCCTCAGCCGGAACTGGATGCGGATGCCGTTCCCGGCCAGCTCGCCGCTGCACAAGGTGTACCCGAACGGCTTCTGGGACCCGAACCTCGGCAACACCGAGCAGCCACAGTACTACCTGGACGCGATGTACGACACCGTCCCGAAGGCACATCCGGGCATCCTCGGCCCGACCGACAATATGGGCGCCGACGTGCTCAAACTCTCGGTGGGCGCCGCGCTGGGTCTGGACATCGACTACTACATGCAGGTCAACCTGGCCGGCTTCCAGCAGATCGTCGACGCGGTCGGCGGGATCACGGTGAACGTCAACTACCGCGTCCCGATCGGCGGCGAGTACGGCATCGGCCCGGGCGCGAACGCCCCGAAGCCGCCGAGTGCCTACATCGAGCCGGGTCCGGAGCAGAAGCTCGACGGCTTCCACGCGCTGTGGTTCGCCCGCGGCCGGTACGGGCTGAGTGACCCGTCGCGGCAGGAGCGGCAGCGCTGCACGATCCATGCACTGGTGAACGGCGTGAACCCCGCGACGCTGGTGACGAAGTACCAGCAGATCGCGGCCGCGAGCCAGGAGATGCTGCGCACCGACATCCCGCAGGAGCTGCTGCCGGCGCTGACGCAGCTCGCGCTGAAGGTGAAGACCGCCGGGGTGTCGAACATCGACCTGAACAAGGACAAGAACTTCCCGACCGGCCGCGACCCGAACTACGCCGGGATGCGCGCGATCATCCAGAAGGCACTCACCGCCCAGCCGACGGCGACCGCGACCTCCACCTCGGGTACCGGCAAGACCACCTCCGGCACCGCGACGACCCCGCCCAGCCGCGGCACCGGCTCGGCGAAACGGCACACGACGAGCGCGAGCCCCAGCACCCAGAGCTTGAATGACGCCTGCGCGTACCACCCGGAGCCCGGCGGCTCCTGA
- a CDS encoding cytochrome c biogenesis protein CcdA, which produces MTTLALIGLIGGLITGVSPCVLPMLPIIFFAGTGGAVPVGKRRDVRPVKIIAGIVVSFSVFTLTGSVILSALGLPDSFLRWIGLTVLGLVGLGLIFPALGHLIERPFYRLPKLNRQDGGAFVLGLGLGTLYVPCAGPVLAAITVAGATGHIGWRTVVLTVSFAIGAALPLLIFASAGSRISQRVKAYRDRARGFRIAGGVVMLALAVALAFNLTDVLQRALPSYTSGLEQKVAENKTVQGALAPAIGDASTELSKCTPGAAELAECGPAPAIQGTQKWFNTPDGQPVELSRLRGKVVLIDFWAYSCINCQRATPYLVAWDKAYRAAGLEIIGVHSPEFAFEKDAGNVAAAIRSAGIRYPVAQDNNLATWTAYRNQYWPAKYLIDANGVVRSIKFGEGSYGQTENQLRQLLTAANPGVRLPAPVAVQAVAAGKDLTPETYLGYSRSQNFKGTGSLAPRKTPTAFSLNAYQPDDTYSLGGRWIVGTQNVTATSGSQTRLNYRAAKVYHVLSGHGTVTISAPGQADRRIVVTGTPNAYQIVDNPTVERGTITLTYSAGISAYTFSFG; this is translated from the coding sequence ATGACCACGCTCGCTCTGATCGGACTGATCGGTGGCCTGATCACCGGTGTCTCACCGTGCGTCCTGCCGATGCTGCCGATCATCTTCTTCGCCGGTACTGGCGGTGCGGTCCCGGTCGGGAAGCGGCGGGATGTTCGGCCGGTGAAGATCATCGCGGGCATCGTGGTGAGCTTCAGTGTCTTCACGCTGACCGGCTCGGTGATCCTGTCCGCGCTCGGCCTGCCGGACAGCTTCCTGCGCTGGATCGGCCTGACCGTGCTCGGGCTGGTCGGCCTCGGGCTGATCTTCCCGGCGCTCGGTCACCTGATCGAGCGGCCGTTCTACCGGTTGCCGAAGCTGAACCGGCAGGACGGCGGCGCGTTCGTTCTCGGCCTCGGTCTGGGCACGCTGTACGTTCCGTGCGCCGGACCGGTGCTCGCGGCAATCACCGTCGCGGGCGCGACCGGACACATCGGCTGGCGTACGGTCGTGCTGACCGTCTCGTTCGCGATCGGTGCTGCCTTGCCGTTGCTGATCTTCGCGTCGGCCGGGTCGCGGATCTCGCAGCGGGTGAAGGCGTACCGGGACCGGGCGCGTGGCTTCCGTATTGCCGGCGGTGTGGTGATGCTGGCGTTGGCGGTCGCGCTGGCGTTCAACCTGACCGATGTGCTGCAGCGCGCGCTGCCTTCGTACACGAGTGGGCTGGAGCAGAAGGTCGCGGAGAACAAGACCGTCCAGGGCGCGCTCGCACCGGCGATCGGGGACGCGTCGACCGAGCTGTCGAAGTGCACGCCGGGCGCGGCGGAGCTGGCCGAGTGCGGTCCGGCGCCCGCGATCCAGGGCACGCAGAAGTGGTTCAACACGCCCGACGGACAGCCGGTCGAGCTGTCACGGCTCAGGGGGAAGGTCGTACTGATCGACTTCTGGGCGTACTCGTGTATCAACTGCCAGCGCGCCACGCCGTACCTGGTCGCGTGGGACAAGGCGTACCGGGCGGCCGGCCTGGAGATCATCGGGGTACACTCGCCGGAGTTCGCGTTCGAGAAGGACGCCGGCAACGTCGCGGCCGCGATCCGGTCCGCGGGCATTCGCTATCCGGTTGCTCAGGACAACAATCTGGCCACCTGGACGGCGTACCGGAATCAGTACTGGCCGGCGAAGTACCTGATCGACGCGAACGGCGTGGTTCGGTCGATCAAGTTCGGTGAGGGGTCGTACGGGCAGACCGAGAACCAGCTGCGGCAGTTGCTGACCGCCGCGAATCCGGGCGTCCGGCTGCCGGCGCCGGTGGCTGTGCAGGCGGTTGCTGCTGGCAAGGACCTGACGCCGGAGACGTACTTGGGCTACTCGCGCTCGCAGAACTTCAAGGGCACCGGGTCACTGGCGCCACGGAAGACACCGACCGCGTTCAGCCTGAACGCCTACCAGCCGGACGACACGTACAGCCTCGGTGGTCGTTGGATTGTCGGCACGCAGAACGTGACGGCGACTTCCGGATCGCAGACGCGGCTGAACTACCGGGCGGCCAAGGTGTACCACGTGCTGTCCGGGCACGGCACGGTGACGATCTCCGCGCCAGGTCAGGCCGATCGTCGGATTGTCGTCACCGGCACACCGAATGCCTATCAGATTGTTGACAATCCTACAGTCGAGCGCGGGACGATCACGCTCACCTATTCGGCCGGCATCTCGGCGTACACCTTCAGCTTCGGGTGA
- a CDS encoding fasciclin domain-containing protein has protein sequence MSRKIVRAGLSATTLALVLATAACGSDDNKAGNTSASSSTSASTPAETPAETPSASTDPAAAGLVGPGCAGYAKANPTGAGSIDGMAAAPLATAASGNPLLKTLVAAVSGKLNPKVNLVPTLNGGEFTVFAPVDTAFAKIPAATINTLKTNDAMLTKILTYHVVAGQLDPAAVLGKHPTVEKQDVTVTGSGDALKVNGANVICGGVKTANATVYLIDSVLMPPAA, from the coding sequence ATGTCCCGAAAGATCGTCCGGGCGGGCCTGTCCGCGACCACGCTGGCCCTGGTACTCGCGACCGCCGCCTGTGGAAGTGACGACAACAAGGCCGGCAACACCTCGGCCTCAAGCTCAACCTCAGCTTCAACCCCGGCCGAGACCCCCGCGGAGACCCCGAGCGCCTCGACGGACCCGGCCGCCGCCGGCCTCGTCGGCCCGGGCTGCGCCGGGTACGCGAAGGCGAACCCCACCGGCGCCGGCTCGATCGACGGCATGGCCGCCGCGCCGCTGGCCACCGCCGCGTCCGGCAACCCGCTGCTGAAGACCCTGGTCGCGGCCGTGTCCGGAAAGCTCAACCCGAAGGTGAACCTGGTCCCGACCCTGAACGGCGGCGAGTTCACCGTCTTCGCCCCGGTCGACACGGCGTTCGCGAAGATCCCCGCGGCGACGATCAACACGCTGAAGACCAATGACGCGATGCTGACCAAGATCCTCACGTACCACGTCGTGGCCGGTCAGCTCGATCCGGCGGCCGTGCTCGGCAAGCACCCGACCGTGGAGAAGCAGGACGTCACGGTCACCGGCTCGGGCGACGCCCTGAAGGTGAACGGCGCGAACGTGATCTGCGGTGGGGTGAAGACGGCGAACGCTACCGTGTACCTCATCGACAGCGTACTGATGCCGCCGGCTGCCTGA
- the sigK gene encoding ECF RNA polymerase sigma factor SigK yields MPDPIALPWPSRQGVVSVGDLLARTAAGDTAAFSALYDRVAPAVFGLVRRVLRNPAQSEEVTQEVMLDVWRTATRFNPERGSAHSWILTIAHRRAVDRVRSEQASADRTELAGARAVDVDFDQVADTVTTRLDVEQVRRCLGKLTELQRESVTLAYYNGYTYPEIAERLGAKLPTIKARMRDGLIRLRDCLDPAQGG; encoded by the coding sequence GTGCCCGATCCGATCGCGCTCCCCTGGCCCTCGCGGCAGGGGGTGGTGTCCGTCGGCGACCTGCTGGCCAGGACCGCCGCCGGTGACACCGCCGCGTTCAGCGCCCTGTACGACCGCGTCGCGCCCGCCGTGTTCGGCCTTGTCCGGCGGGTCCTGCGCAACCCGGCCCAGTCCGAGGAAGTCACCCAGGAAGTGATGCTGGACGTGTGGCGGACGGCGACGCGCTTCAACCCCGAGCGCGGTTCGGCGCACTCCTGGATCCTGACGATCGCGCATCGCCGCGCGGTCGATCGGGTCCGCTCCGAGCAGGCATCGGCCGACCGTACCGAGTTGGCCGGTGCCCGCGCGGTCGACGTGGACTTCGACCAGGTGGCCGACACGGTCACGACTCGCCTCGACGTCGAGCAGGTGCGGCGGTGTCTGGGCAAACTCACCGAGCTGCAACGCGAATCCGTCACGCTGGCGTACTACAACGGCTATACCTATCCCGAGATCGCCGAGCGGCTCGGGGCGAAACTGCCCACCATCAAGGCGAGAATGCGGGACGGCCTGATCCGGCTTCGCGACTGCCTCGACCCCGCGCAGGGAGGCTGA
- a CDS encoding anti-sigma factor has product MTDPDVHTLAGPYVLDALPAPERTRFEAHLKDCAFCRTEVDELREAAVKLATQVAAPPPPHLKANVMAAIDQVRQLPPQVWGEDAPAERRYSRRSVLALAAAAVAAATAGGVAIDQYRRRSEQTEANQRISAILAQPDARTVHGAVSGGGQATVVTSARANAAVVVLKDLPKLPAQRTWQLWMIDTSQQAHSIGLATGDETQVIDGNVTGKATFGLTIEPAGGSPSPTLPAAALIPLT; this is encoded by the coding sequence ATGACCGATCCCGACGTTCACACCTTGGCCGGGCCGTACGTCCTGGACGCGCTGCCGGCGCCCGAGCGGACCCGGTTCGAGGCACATCTGAAGGACTGCGCGTTCTGCCGTACCGAGGTGGACGAGCTTCGCGAGGCCGCGGTGAAACTGGCGACCCAAGTGGCGGCTCCCCCGCCGCCGCACCTCAAGGCGAATGTGATGGCCGCGATCGACCAGGTCCGCCAGCTCCCACCGCAGGTCTGGGGTGAAGACGCGCCGGCCGAGCGACGGTACTCCCGGCGGTCGGTGCTCGCACTGGCGGCGGCTGCCGTGGCAGCGGCGACCGCCGGTGGGGTCGCGATCGACCAGTACCGGCGGCGATCCGAGCAGACCGAGGCGAACCAGCGGATCAGCGCGATCCTCGCCCAGCCGGACGCCCGTACGGTCCACGGCGCCGTCTCCGGTGGCGGCCAGGCGACGGTCGTCACCTCCGCGCGGGCCAACGCCGCCGTTGTCGTCCTGAAAGACCTCCCGAAGCTGCCCGCGCAACGTACGTGGCAACTGTGGATGATCGACACCTCCCAGCAAGCACATTCGATCGGCCTGGCCACCGGCGACGAGACCCAGGTGATCGACGGCAACGTCACCGGCAAGGCCACCTTCGGCCTGACGATCGAGCCGGCCGGCGGCTCCCCCAGCCCCACGCTGCCTGCCGCGGCCCTGATCCCGCTCACCTGA
- a CDS encoding response regulator transcription factor gives MTKILVIDDEPDLIRFVRRALEAGGYQVLSATDGLTGLRLALEQRPALIVLDLVMPGMHGEAVLSALLAQDPAYRLLILSATADVQLRISCLEQGAVDFLAKPFAIRELLARVRGRLGEDAGGRPKNRLRVGELVLDLEARQLVVDGRPTVLPKREFLLLRHLMRNPDVVCSRQELLSEVWGYDFDPSTNVVDVCVGRLRSKLRPDLIVTVRNVGYQLQSA, from the coding sequence ATGACCAAAATTCTGGTGATCGACGACGAGCCGGATCTGATCCGGTTCGTCCGGCGGGCCCTGGAGGCCGGAGGCTACCAGGTGCTCAGTGCCACCGACGGGCTGACCGGGCTCCGGCTCGCGCTCGAGCAGCGGCCGGCGCTGATCGTGCTCGACCTGGTGATGCCCGGCATGCATGGCGAGGCGGTGCTGTCGGCGTTGCTGGCCCAGGACCCCGCGTACCGGCTGCTGATCCTGTCCGCCACTGCCGACGTCCAGCTCCGGATCAGCTGCCTGGAACAGGGCGCGGTCGACTTCCTGGCGAAGCCGTTCGCGATCCGTGAGCTGCTCGCGAGGGTCCGTGGCCGGCTCGGTGAGGACGCCGGTGGCCGGCCGAAGAACCGGCTCCGGGTCGGTGAGCTGGTGCTCGATCTGGAGGCCCGGCAGCTGGTCGTGGACGGCCGGCCGACGGTCCTGCCGAAGCGGGAGTTCCTGCTGCTGCGGCACCTGATGCGGAACCCGGACGTGGTCTGCTCCCGGCAGGAGCTGCTCTCCGAGGTCTGGGGGTACGACTTCGATCCGTCCACGAATGTCGTCGACGTCTGCGTCGGCCGGTTGCGCTCGAAGCTCCGGCCGGACCTGATCGTGACCGTGCGCAATGTCGGGTACCAGCTCCAGAGCGCCTGA
- a CDS encoding sensor histidine kinase translates to MSGTSSRAPELRSRRRADLAIDLTVAVVVIVMIGLMVALPGHEAAPFHFMFLAVAIAYGYRIWPVVPTIAATVTITALSGWLMISQASEGQLPKAELAEIPLMPLLLLVMIWHARRRVTAVEQLKEMAGRQLAAVDREREFFRDASHAIRTPVTIARGHLELVAAGSLDDDAREDVSVAMMQLDRMSALSNRLLAVARLDSGGALSAQPTDLAGLVRELGTNWSARADRVWQVECRPTGEIFVDPEWIEMTLDALVENAVNFTPEGGVISLRCGRSAERCIVEVADTGPGIAPADLPQVFDRFWHRMPPHGPMGTGLGLSMARSAAIAHGGTLTARNGPGGAVFALELPARLTDR, encoded by the coding sequence ATGTCGGGTACCAGCTCCAGAGCGCCTGAACTGCGCTCGCGGCGGCGGGCCGACCTGGCCATCGACCTGACGGTCGCGGTGGTCGTGATCGTCATGATCGGGCTGATGGTGGCGTTGCCGGGCCACGAGGCCGCGCCGTTCCATTTCATGTTCCTGGCGGTCGCGATCGCCTACGGGTACCGGATCTGGCCGGTGGTCCCGACCATCGCCGCGACGGTCACGATCACCGCGCTGAGCGGGTGGCTGATGATCTCGCAGGCCTCCGAGGGGCAGCTGCCGAAGGCCGAGCTGGCGGAGATTCCGTTGATGCCGCTGCTCCTGCTGGTGATGATCTGGCACGCGCGGCGCCGGGTGACGGCGGTCGAACAGCTGAAGGAGATGGCCGGCCGGCAGCTCGCCGCGGTCGATCGGGAACGCGAGTTCTTCCGGGACGCCTCGCACGCGATTCGTACGCCGGTGACCATCGCGCGCGGACATCTGGAGCTGGTCGCCGCCGGTTCGCTGGACGACGACGCACGGGAGGACGTGTCCGTCGCGATGATGCAGCTCGATCGGATGTCGGCGCTGTCCAACCGGCTGCTCGCGGTCGCGCGCCTCGACTCCGGCGGTGCCTTGTCCGCGCAGCCGACCGATCTGGCCGGACTGGTCCGCGAGCTCGGCACGAACTGGTCCGCGCGGGCCGACCGGGTCTGGCAGGTCGAGTGCCGGCCGACCGGCGAGATCTTCGTCGATCCCGAGTGGATCGAGATGACCCTGGACGCGCTGGTCGAGAACGCCGTCAATTTCACCCCGGAGGGCGGCGTGATCAGTCTGCGCTGCGGCCGGTCGGCCGAGCGCTGCATCGTCGAGGTCGCCGACACCGGGCCGGGGATCGCACCCGCGGATCTCCCCCAGGTGTTCGACCGGTTCTGGCACCGGATGCCGCCACACGGACCGATGGGGACCGGTCTGGGGTTGTCGATGGCGCGGTCCGCCGCGATCGCGCACGGTGGCACGCTGACCGCCCGGAACGGCCCGGGCGGCGCGGTCTTCGCCCTGGAGCTGCCCGCCCGGCTGACCGATCGATGA
- a CDS encoding right-handed parallel beta-helix repeat-containing protein — protein MKLAWRVGGVALISGAVLSCSLAARAATTTLYVDRTMPSCSDSGPGTSGTPYCTIVKGVSKLAAGMTLYIGDGTYAETIKPAVSGTADAPVTITAWPGKHPLLTPASFGANISSRAYLTLSGIAFSGTKYDGVYVTGSQNITISGNTVTGAGHPVAGQNAYGISIRGTSASVVSGNDVNHNNGTGILLTSGSTGNVVSGNAASYNADGYQRNANGINVISPGNTVIRNITHDNEDSGIQFYPGGNNNLATLNVTYDNGDHGIDDYNVTGGFLIGNTVYRNCTTGINVEGTSGNYTVMNNIAADNAVYPAYNGIACNRRAGNIGIWDSAPASTTVDHNLVWLTKSGTMYAFATTYKTLAAVQAATHQEAHGVQADPAFANAAGWDLRLSGTSAAIDRGNSGVAGEQPTDLNGNPRVDDPAVSNAFAEGPRLYDDLGAYEYQP, from the coding sequence ATGAAGCTCGCGTGGCGAGTCGGCGGCGTGGCCTTGATCTCCGGGGCCGTTCTGTCCTGCTCGCTCGCCGCCCGCGCGGCCACGACGACCTTGTACGTCGACCGCACGATGCCGAGCTGCTCCGACTCCGGACCAGGTACTTCGGGTACGCCGTACTGCACGATCGTCAAAGGCGTCAGCAAACTGGCCGCCGGGATGACGTTGTACATCGGCGACGGGACGTACGCCGAGACGATCAAGCCCGCCGTGTCCGGGACCGCGGACGCCCCGGTCACGATCACCGCCTGGCCCGGCAAGCATCCGCTCCTGACCCCGGCCAGCTTCGGCGCGAACATCAGCTCCCGGGCGTACCTCACGCTCTCCGGGATCGCCTTCAGTGGTACGAAGTACGACGGCGTGTACGTGACCGGCAGCCAGAACATCACCATCAGCGGCAACACGGTCACCGGCGCCGGACACCCGGTGGCCGGCCAGAACGCGTACGGGATCAGCATCCGCGGTACCAGCGCATCGGTTGTCAGCGGCAACGATGTGAACCACAACAACGGCACCGGCATTCTGCTCACCTCCGGCTCCACGGGCAACGTGGTGAGCGGCAATGCGGCCAGCTACAACGCCGACGGGTACCAGCGGAACGCCAACGGGATCAACGTGATCAGCCCCGGCAACACGGTGATCCGCAACATCACCCACGACAACGAGGACTCCGGGATCCAGTTCTACCCCGGCGGCAACAACAATCTGGCGACGCTGAACGTCACCTACGACAACGGCGACCACGGCATCGACGACTACAACGTCACTGGTGGCTTCCTGATCGGCAACACGGTCTACCGCAACTGCACGACCGGGATCAACGTCGAGGGGACCTCCGGCAACTACACGGTGATGAACAACATCGCGGCCGACAACGCCGTCTACCCGGCGTACAACGGCATCGCCTGCAACCGCCGGGCCGGGAACATCGGGATCTGGGACTCCGCGCCCGCGTCGACGACCGTCGACCACAACCTGGTCTGGCTGACCAAGAGCGGCACGATGTACGCGTTCGCCACGACGTACAAGACCCTGGCCGCGGTGCAGGCAGCCACCCACCAAGAGGCGCACGGTGTCCAGGCCGATCCTGCTTTCGCGAACGCGGCCGGGTGGGATCTGCGCCTGAGCGGGACGTCCGCGGCCATCGACCGGGGCAACTCGGGCGTCGCCGGTGAGCAGCCCACCGACCTCAACGGCAACCCGCGGGTCGACGATCCCGCGGTCAGCAATGCCTTCGCGGAGGGCCCGCGCCTGTACGACGATCTCGGAGCGTACGAGTACCAGCCGTGA
- a CDS encoding sensor histidine kinase, with product MSAAEVPATTDEFGGTEQQSGQLVRLCHDLRQYVAAGLLLSEPAADDGPDRLGLIHQQFAAIAELLEVEPGPAPRIGGVNLTQLAGECAEVVRVTYRVPVVFERTGRVVVAGDKALLRRAIGNLLDNACRAAGSSGHVRIRVAATDSEAWIEVSDDGPGFGAVVSGTGHGLRVVAAAARACDGRLEISTASATGTTVRLHVSAGCRAVRPA from the coding sequence ATGAGTGCTGCGGAGGTACCTGCCACAACCGACGAGTTCGGCGGGACAGAACAACAATCGGGGCAGCTGGTGCGGTTGTGCCACGACTTGCGGCAGTACGTGGCCGCGGGGCTGCTGCTGTCGGAACCTGCTGCTGACGACGGGCCGGATCGGCTGGGATTGATCCATCAGCAGTTCGCCGCGATCGCCGAACTGCTCGAGGTCGAGCCCGGCCCCGCGCCGCGGATCGGCGGCGTCAACCTGACCCAGCTCGCGGGTGAGTGCGCGGAAGTGGTCCGGGTGACATACCGGGTTCCGGTCGTGTTCGAACGGACCGGCCGGGTCGTCGTCGCCGGTGACAAGGCGCTGCTGCGGCGCGCGATCGGGAACCTGCTCGACAATGCCTGCCGCGCGGCGGGCAGCTCGGGACACGTCCGGATCCGGGTCGCCGCGACCGACAGCGAGGCGTGGATCGAGGTGTCCGACGACGGGCCGGGGTTCGGCGCGGTCGTGTCCGGCACCGGGCACGGCCTGCGGGTCGTCGCCGCCGCGGCGCGGGCCTGCGACGGCCGGCTCGAGATCAGTACCGCATCGGCCACTGGTACGACGGTCCGGCTGCACGTGTCAGCCGGTTGCCGCGCGGTACGACCGGCATGA
- a CDS encoding helix-turn-helix transcriptional regulator, whose amino-acid sequence MRVAICAEQWLFASVLAAAFDGQGHEVVIATDDPRQLPGMAGRLDVDVCVLDAPPAAVESLFGRGSRPFVVLLADAHDEAAWDAYDRGLADGIVSKACDLRTVSWVVQSVAHGNRIAEGRPTQDRRRTQAADLLTTRELEVLRLVVRGLSTEEMANELGVSRHTVRTHVQQVLRKLGVHGRGKIAGAAAAAGLGEVRDLLTGGHP is encoded by the coding sequence ATGAGGGTCGCGATCTGCGCCGAGCAATGGCTGTTCGCCTCGGTGCTCGCGGCGGCGTTCGACGGGCAGGGCCACGAGGTCGTCATCGCCACCGACGATCCACGCCAGTTGCCCGGTATGGCCGGACGGCTCGACGTCGACGTCTGCGTACTGGACGCGCCGCCGGCCGCCGTCGAGTCCCTGTTCGGCCGTGGTTCCAGGCCCTTCGTCGTCCTGCTGGCCGACGCGCACGACGAAGCGGCCTGGGACGCGTACGACCGTGGGCTGGCCGACGGCATCGTGAGCAAAGCGTGCGACCTGCGCACTGTCTCCTGGGTCGTCCAATCCGTTGCACACGGCAACCGGATCGCGGAGGGCCGGCCAACCCAGGATCGGCGGCGCACCCAGGCAGCGGACCTGCTGACGACCAGGGAGCTGGAGGTACTGCGTCTGGTCGTCCGCGGTCTGTCCACCGAGGAGATGGCGAACGAACTCGGCGTCAGCAGACACACGGTACGGACGCACGTGCAGCAGGTGCTGCGCAAGCTCGGGGTGCATGGCCGTGGCAAGATCGCCGGCGCGGCAGCCGCCGCCGGGCTCGGTGAGGTCCGGGATCTGCTCACCGGCGGGCACCCGTGA
- a CDS encoding response regulator — MTEPDGVTILLVDDHRVFAEALAALLAAEPGIRRVSTAATLGAARTLIGSDPPDLVLVDLALAGESGYDLLTELAATPDAPAAIVLSGSAEPRLIVHALEAGARGWLTKTTRLSALVAALWQVMDGHLYLAPATLQPVLGHLLNELHHQRAAAGFVDQLTPRELDVLRCLVSGMNRAEVAEHLFVSTNTVRTHIQSLLRRTEQHSALALVAYARSHGVTGIDQTEASVIAPAPDSSA; from the coding sequence GTGACCGAGCCCGACGGCGTCACCATTCTGCTGGTCGATGACCACCGGGTGTTCGCCGAAGCACTGGCCGCCTTGCTCGCCGCGGAGCCGGGGATCCGACGGGTCAGTACCGCCGCGACGCTCGGCGCCGCTCGTACGCTGATCGGCTCCGATCCGCCGGATCTCGTCCTGGTCGATCTCGCGCTCGCCGGCGAGTCCGGGTACGACCTGCTGACCGAGCTCGCCGCGACTCCGGACGCACCGGCGGCGATCGTGCTGTCCGGCAGCGCCGAACCACGGCTGATCGTGCACGCGCTGGAAGCCGGCGCCCGCGGCTGGCTGACCAAGACCACGCGGCTGAGCGCTCTGGTCGCGGCGCTCTGGCAGGTCATGGACGGGCACCTGTACCTGGCGCCCGCGACGCTGCAGCCGGTACTAGGCCATCTGCTGAACGAACTGCACCATCAACGCGCCGCAGCCGGGTTCGTCGATCAGCTGACGCCGCGCGAGCTCGACGTACTGCGCTGCCTGGTGTCCGGGATGAACCGGGCCGAGGTCGCCGAGCATCTGTTCGTGTCCACGAACACCGTGCGGACGCACATCCAGAGCTTGCTGCGCCGCACCGAGCAGCACTCGGCGCTGGCACTGGTGGCCTACGCGCGGTCACACGGTGTGACCGGGATCGATCAGACCGAAGCGTCCGTAATTGCGCCGGCCCCTGACTCATCCGCTTGA